The genomic region CTCACGTAATCGCCGGTGTTGAACCAACCGTCGTCGAAGCGTTTATTGTCGACCTCCGCCGTTCTGAAATACCCCTTACTCACGGAGGGGCCCCGCACCCACAAAACACCCTCATTGCCCTCCGCGGGTTTTCCGTATTCGGTACGGAGCCGCCACTCGTACCCTCCCAGAAACTCCCCCGCCGTTCCCAGTCTGCGGCGCTCCATGCTGCCGTTGAGAGCCACCACGGGAGCGCACTCCGTAAGGCCGTAGCCCTCCAGAACACCCACCCCCAGAAGCTGCTGCACTCTGGAATCCATGCGGACGTTGAACCGGTCTCCGCCTGCCACCACCAGCTTGACCCCTTTGGGACGGGGCGCGCCCTTTTCGATGAGGGCCAGCAGAAAACCCAGCATGGCGGGAACCAGAATGACCACATTGACGGGAGCCTCGGCAATGGCCGCCAGAGTGCGGCTGGGCGGCATGAAGTTCGCCACGATGGCCTGAGATCCCTTTAAAATCAGCGGCAGAAGGTAACCCGACATGTAGCCGAAAGCGTGAAAGTTGGGAAGAACGTTCAGGAGGACGTCTCCCTCCTTCAGGTCCCGCAGAGTTTCCATGGCTCTGCGGCAGTTGTCCAGAAAAGCGGTATGCAGGGTTGGAACCGCTTTGGGAGTCCCGGTGGTTCCCGACGTGGAGAAGATGACCGCGATATCCCGGCTCTCCGGGGTGGCAGGGCGGCCCTGAAACTCAGAAAGCGGCCCCAGGGGGGAACAGAGGGTGTGAACCCAGTTTTCCTTCTCCAGCACCGAGCCGATTTCTCCCCGCGTTTCCTCGGACAGCACCACCGCGAAGGGCTCCAGTAACTTCAGGGTTCCCATCAGGGAGGGAATTCCGGATTTGACATTGAGGGGGCAAAAAGAGCCGCCAATGCGCCACACGGCCAGAGAAAGCGCCAATACCATGGGGCAGTTCGGCATCAGGACCACCAGACGCTGCCCTTCCGTAAAGCCCGACGCGCGCAGCGCCGCCTCGCAGGCGTCGGTCATATTTTTCAAAAAGGCCTGATTGTACCACGTCCCCTCCCACCAAAAACACCGGCTTTCTGGCGACCTGTCCAGTTCTCTTCCAATGACGAGCTCCAGTCTTTCAGGTCCTCTGTTTTCTTCAGTCAAGGTTCCAGCCTCCTTTGATCGTACGTTTAACGAACGGGATAAAACTCATATCGACCTCCAGATTATAACCGGCGTTCAGGTAACGCCTTACCACAGTATGCAGTATAATGATACAACATTGCCCCCCGTTGCGGGAACCCAGTAACCCCATGGCACCCGAAGTGCACCGCTTACTGCTGCTCCCTTCCGGGCCTGACAGGATTCACGGGTCTTCGCCGCACAGGACTGAGCCCCCGCACCGGGGGGCGGTAAAACGTGGCTAAGTATACAGGGAGGACATTTCTTTTTCAAGGGGAAATCTGAATTGGTATTGGGATGGGGTAAAAATGCAGGTCAACTCAATAACAACATCGGCGAAAGCCTCTGCACTCGTATTGCCTCCGACTCTTACGGGGACATTCACGTCTGCACTGCATTGAGTTGCCCTGCAACCGGGAAAAAAAGAAGCTGCAGCCCCTTTTCGCCCGTAACATCGGGGTTTTTCCCTCCTGCTGATATTACAATAAACTATGCTGTAACAACCATGTCAAGTCTTTTTGTTCAAATAAGTAATTCTACTGGATAAGTGTTTCTGTCAGAATGAAGCGACATTATCGTTTTCATCAAATGACATATCGATCATGCCCGGATGATTTTATTCGGTACAAATTCGTTGAATTTTAAGGAGAAACTGTCGATGGAACAACACACAAGCGCGATTGCGGGATTGCTTTCTGTAGGAGAATTGGCTAAATTTGCGCGAGTTACGCGAACCACGATACGCCACTACAACAATCTGAAACTGATCACCCCCGCTCTGAGGGACACAAATCGTTATCGTTATTATTCCTTCCGTGAAATCGCGGTCATCAACCTGATCGTCACTCTGAGAGATCTGGGGGTGCCCCTCAAAACAATCGTCAGGCTCCAGCAGACCCGCACGCCGGAAAAAATGGTGAAGCTCTTCGAAGAGCAGAACGGCCACATTGAAGAGGGCATCGCGAAACTGAGGCGATCTCAAAAACTTTTGCTGACCCTGAAATCCATCATCGAAAACGGAATCGCCGTGGAGGAAGAAAAAATTGAGGTTCACTGGGCCGAGGCCGAAACCATTCTGATGGGACCCCAAATCGACTATTCCCAGGGCCGGTCCATCGAAGAAGCCACCCTCGATTTTTATAAATACTGCAAAAAATTGAATCCGAACCTGGATTTAAACTATCCCGTCTGGGGAATGTATTCTGAAAAGCGGATTAAAAAAGGCGACTGGGTGGGGCCGGACCGTTTTTATTTCCGGATGCCGGACGCCCCCGACGAAAAACCAAAGGGCTGGTATCTGACCGGATATACCCGGGGGAACTATGGACAGAGCGACGCCCTGTACAGAAAGCTCCTGGACTACGCGAAGGCTCACGACATCGAAATTTGCGGCCCCGCCTGGGAAATGTACCCCCTCAACGAGATTTCCATCGCA from Synergistaceae bacterium harbors:
- a CDS encoding AMP-binding protein, which translates into the protein MTEENRGPERLELVIGRELDRSPESRCFWWEGTWYNQAFLKNMTDACEAALRASGFTEGQRLVVLMPNCPMVLALSLAVWRIGGSFCPLNVKSGIPSLMGTLKLLEPFAVVLSEETRGEIGSVLEKENWVHTLCSPLGPLSEFQGRPATPESRDIAVIFSTSGTTGTPKAVPTLHTAFLDNCRRAMETLRDLKEGDVLLNVLPNFHAFGYMSGYLLPLILKGSQAIVANFMPPSRTLAAIAEAPVNVVILVPAMLGFLLALIEKGAPRPKGVKLVVAGGDRFNVRMDSRVQQLLGVGVLEGYGLTECAPVVALNGSMERRRLGTAGEFLGGYEWRLRTEYGKPAEGNEGVLWVRGPSVSKGYFRTAEVDNKRFDDGWFNTGDYVSIEDGYVRILDRVTDIIIVGGFNVYPQEVEAVLQTHPAVQTAIVIGIHNAASGEVPKAWIQKKAGMNATESEIIHYCKEQLAHYKVPRRVEFIDSFPMSGTGKVLRRVLREREKEESKQEESKEESKNT
- a CDS encoding MerR family transcriptional regulator yields the protein MEQHTSAIAGLLSVGELAKFARVTRTTIRHYNNLKLITPALRDTNRYRYYSFREIAVINLIVTLRDLGVPLKTIVRLQQTRTPEKMVKLFEEQNGHIEEGIAKLRRSQKLLLTLKSIIENGIAVEEEKIEVHWAEAETILMGPQIDYSQGRSIEEATLDFYKYCKKLNPNLDLNYPVWGMYSEKRIKKGDWVGPDRFYFRMPDAPDEKPKGWYLTGYTRGNYGQSDALYRKLLDYAKAHDIEICGPAWEMYPLNEISIASPDDYLMRISMTVKNTAGKKRDRKNPP